The Amblyomma americanum isolate KBUSLIRL-KWMA chromosome 3, ASM5285725v1, whole genome shotgun sequence genome window below encodes:
- the LOC144124556 gene encoding uncharacterized protein LOC144124556 has translation MKAAKIRELEEQKAHVNCRTEQRIYVAISPMSFHHAHQFGEMAGFSQTVNKAVSARIQDLVCEGVTSVQEVKKCLDYYVQDVLFGGKNKPSRSCRAFFPTQEDIHNHIQAALRRDRFSSFDQENAKQLIDKYQREEPDSKFFYRQYQKKTEQINSLPSDDVLEQMEQKCEETLLFCYQSKFMNEMLIKYGQSVSCLDATNKTTDYALPLFFIVVKTAQGYMCADVFITQFETSACVAEALEVFRQWCPDFNPQYWMIDYSQVEINALQSSFPQSQITICDFHREQAWGRWLNRSENCTVAKEDVLFLLRRIANATSEEEMNHCINDLKASRHWENEKFRCYIDTHWLRVKEMWVRAYRLGYDVVLTTNNGTEAQNKILKQYYIKNSHGRKSLAMLISTLVKQFLPDRQHQHQRKVMSLSSSYRTYKNNIPEYLHNRPPAFIKLVMQRMFTACEYTHEDIKRKSAVGQYLVQSQSSSSWHTVDFAGPNCTCMDFAATKFPCKHFCAVFRLTESSFSDLPESYLNRPHVAVTACATADDQENEPDSQEGHGGGASSHEVTALSIPLCSSNQLKMKRNNFRSIMEKCGSLLFYCSDSSALDKAAEKLEEAYSLLAQSVPSTSGLFIRNSPTKGCSGQASHASQKDAVRAAPKILQTERTNKEHWRTRGRVGKQADELRKTINVNPLE, from the coding sequence ATGAAGGCGGCAAAAATAAGAGAACTTGAGGAGCAAAAGGCCCATGTAAACTGCAGAACCGAACAGCGCATCTATGTGGCAATCTCGCCCATGAGTTTCCACCATGCTCACCAATTTGGTGAAATGGCAGGCTTCAGCCAGACTGTAAACAAAGCTGTGTCGGCACGAATTCAGGACCTTGTTTGTGAGGGCGTGACATCGGTACAGGAAGTGAAAAAGTGTCTTGACTATTACGTACAAGACGTTCTGTTTGGAGGGAAAAACAAGCCATCAAGAAGCTGCAGAGCATTCTTCCCAACACAAGAAGACATACACAACCACATACAGGCTGCTCTTCGCAGAGATAGGTTTAGCTCTTTTGATCAAGAAAATGCTAAGCAGTTAATTGATAAATATCAGAGAGAGGAGCCTGATAGCAAATTCTTTTACAGACAGTATCAGAAGAAAACTGAACAAATCAATAGCCTTCCAAGTGATGACGTTTTGGAGCAAATGGAGCAGAAATGCGAGGAAACGCTACTGTTTTGTTACCAGTCAAAATTTATGAATGAAATGCTCATAAAATATGGACAATCAGTTTCATGCCTGGATGCAACGAACAAAACGACAGACTATGCTCTGCCACTTTTCTTCATTGTCGTGAAGACAGCACAAGGCTACATGTGTGCCGATGTTTTCATAACGCAATTTGAAACGAGTGCCTGCGTCGCAGAGGCCCTTGAAGTGTTCAGGCAGTGGTGCCCCGACTTCAATCCGCAGTATTGGATGATTGACTACAGTCAGGTAGAAATCAATGCCCTTCAGAGCAGCTTCCCCCAAAGCCAAATCACAATTTGTGATTTTCATAGAGAGCAGGCATGGGGAAGGTGGCTAAACAGGTCCGAGAATTGCACTGTTGCAAAAGAAGATGTCCTCTTTCTGCTGCGAAGAATAGCCAATGCAACCTCTGAGGAAGAAATGAATCACTGTATTAATGATCTCAAAGCATCTCGGCATTGggaaaatgaaaaattcagaTGTTACATTGACACACATTGGCTGAGAGTGAAAGAAATGTGGGTGCGTGCATATAGGTTAGGCTATGATGTAGTGCTGACGACAAATAATGGCactgaagcacaaaacaaaaTCTTGAAGCAGTATTACATCAAAAACAGCCATGGCAGAAAGTCTTTGGCAATGCTGATCTCTACACTTGTCAAGCAATTTCTGCCTGACAGACAACATCAGCACCAAAGGAAGGTAATGAGCCTGTCATCATCGTACCGGACATACAAAAACAACATCCCAGAATATTTGCACAACCGGCCACCAGCTTTTATTAAGCTTGTAATGCAGAGGATGTTCACTGCATGCGAGTACACGCATGAAGACATCAAGAGAAAATCTGCGGTAGGGCAGTACCTCGTACAGTCGCAGTCGTCATCCAGCTGGCACACGGTGGATTTTGCAGGGCCGAACTGCACGTGCATGGATTTTGCAGCAACAAAGTTTCCGTGCAAGCACTTTTGTGCAGTGTTCAGGCTGACCGAGAGTTCATTTTCTGACCTTCCTGAAAGCTACCTGAATCGGCCTCATGTTGCTGTGACAGCCTGTGCTACTGCTGATGACCAAGAAAACGAACCAGACAGCCAGGAAGGGCATGGAGGAGGAGCAAGTTCGCATGAAGTGACAGCTCTCAGCATACCTCTATGTTCTTCGAATCAGCTGAAGATGAAGCGAAACAACTTTCGAAGCATAATGGAGAAGTGTGGCAGTCTCCTTTTTTACTGCAGCGATTCTTCAGCTCtagacaaagcagcagaaaaactggAGGAAGCCTATTCTCTTCTTGCACAATCAGTTCCGTCTACCAGCGGTCTGTTCATCAGAAACTCCCCAACAAAAGGCTGTTCAGGCCAAGCATCCCACGCTTCACAGAAGGATGCTGTACGAGCAGCACCTAAGATTTTGCAAACAGAAAGGACGAACAAGGAGCACTGGCGCACTAGAGGCCGTGTTGGGAAACAGGCAGATGAGCTGCGCAAGACCATTAATGTTAACCCCTTAGAGTAA
- the LOC144123703 gene encoding uncharacterized protein LOC144123703, whose product MMDPDSADDPQDVIMKECLRDLKKTGDKCTGYLQSDEELQAFEKKLAAVHVQFSTTSSRNHKCGASQLMFSSNRGTVPVSLDMPFQVVRQVDKDCVLGIDHHKDKCESTSTVSTL is encoded by the exons ATGATGGACCCTGATTCGGCGGACGACCCACAAGACGTGATTATGAAGGAATGCCTCCGAGATCTCAAGAAAACTGGTGACAAGTGTACTGGCTATTTGCAGTCCGATGAAGAGCTGCAAGCGTTCGAGAAGAAGTTAGCAGCCGTTCATGTCCAGTTTTCTACGACGTCGTCAAGGAATCACAAGTGTGGGGCAT CTCAACTGATGTTCTCTTCAAACCGGGGTACAGTGCCTGTTTCTCTGGACATGCCGTTTCAAGTCGTCCGACAAGTGGACAAGGACTGTGTGCTTGGAATTGATCACCATAAGGACAAATGTGAAAGCACTAGCACTGTAAGCACCTTGTGA